From a region of the Hemitrygon akajei chromosome 16, sHemAka1.3, whole genome shotgun sequence genome:
- the LOC140740390 gene encoding immunoglobulin lambda-1 light chain-like, producing the protein MIRTLCFFWSLAMWLGSGEFQTLTQPPAVSVSPGATAALECNIGTKDNYAIYWYKQTPGTAPQWILYYHHSHSAPTYGSGFSSDRFTSAFNSAGTVYQLNTKNVEMNDSAVYYCAKWFSSLNGFLFGPGTKLFVTDQQLPDPSVKLLGPSAEEISAKGTGTLVCLVSKLSVGFPVVSWTVDGSPTSREVQTSAVRRNTDRTFSLSSYLTVPGTDWSSGKVYSCVVKLGAASTTSATVTQSNC; encoded by the exons ATGATACGGACGTTGTGCTTTTTCTGGTCTCTGGCAATGTGGCTGGGCT CTGGAGAATTTCAGACTCTGACACAGCCTCCGGCAGTGTCGGTGAGTCCAGGAGCCACCGCCGCGCTGGAATGTAACATCGGAACAAAGGATAACTATGCTATATATTGGTACAAGCAGACACCGGGAACAGCCCCACAATGGATCCTGTACTACCATCACTCGCACAGCGCCCCGACCTATGGGTCTGGCTTTAGCAGCGACCGGTTCACGTCGGCATTCAACAGCGCCGGCACCGTTTACCAGTTAAACACAAAAAATGTGGAGATGAATGACTCTGCCGTCTATTACTGCGCAAAGTGGTTTTCATCGCTCAATGGCTTCTTGTTCGGCCCAGGGACCAAGCTCTTCGTTACAG atcagcagctccccgaccCTTCAGTGAAACTGCTTGGGCCGTCAGCCGAGGAGATCTCCGCTAAAGGAACCGGCACCTTAGTTTGCCTGGTCAGTAAGCTGTCGGTGGGCTTCCCTGTCGTCAGTTGGACAGTGGACGGGAGTCCGACCAGCCGTGAGGTGCAAACCAGCGCAGTGAGGCGGAACACGGACAGAACTTTCAGTCTCAGCAGCTACCTGACGGTGCCCGGCACAGACTGGAGTAGTGGCAAGGTATACTCCTGCGTGGTTAAACTAGGAGCAGCCTCGACAACATCCGCAACAGTCACACAGTCCAACTGTTAA